tatttataagagCCGTTACTGTTTTTCCCATATGGTGAATAATGTGATatgtacccttttttttttattttttattttttattttttataatgaagTATATACACATTCGAATTGCTTGAGACATGATTTCTCATCTGTCAtgtcctttttttttgggggggggggggggggggggggagcccTCAAAGTGGTCACCAACACTGCCACTTACCTTGACAAATGGTGGTTCACCTGGTCCAGGACAACGATAGAATGTTCCAGCCATGGGGGATTTCAGTGGTGGATGAGACGAAGTGTTTGCCTTTGCAGGAGCAGGTAAGGCAGGTGCTGGTGCTGAAGCAGGAGCAGCTGACGTCGCTGGTGGAGGAGGAGACGGAAGCATTGCATAGGGTAGAGGTGGTGGCAGACTAGATGGTGCTATTGGCTGTAAAGCTTCCTTTTTTCTTATTAAGATCTCACAGTCTGACTGCTTCAGCCGCAGTTCAGCAATATCTCTTGAATCAACAAGCCTGTGAATGAAAATGATACAAACTTCAACAAGAATGACATGTTTAATATACATTTACTGTGAAGAATACTTGCAAGAATGTGTGTGCGCCAAACCCACTTTGACTTACTTGACAAGATCTGATACTTGAGACATGAATGCTGAGATTGACGATTCATCTTGAACAGTATCTTGATCAAGATGTGCCGACTCATCTTTCCCTTTTGGTGATGCAACTCCAGATATTGTTGGAAGTACAGGTACAGAATTTGAAGATTTCTCGGCTGTAACCTAGAATTCAAGTAGCCTTAGTAGGTGCTCATAATGAATATCTTATGCAAATAAGGAACTTTTTGCTTATTGAGTACAATCTTACCTCATTAAGCTTTGCACACACCTTCCAGTCCCTGTATTGCTTCCAGTTATTGCTCTGCAAGACAATTATACCTCTAAATAATAAAGAGTTTGCAGCCAAAAAATGTATTATACATGAACTACACATTATTAAATCTTCATACAGCGTGCATTTGCATTAGTCGAAAACCTTACAGAAAACCagatttcaattttctttaattaaccAGAAAACCAAAAATCGACAGGTAGAACGCAGACAactgaaaatttcaaaattcataAGCCGGGCAGCCAATTCTTCTGTAATTTTGCTCTTGCCTTCATTAGACACGATGGCATGACCGCAAAGGATCGCTCTCTATCTGATCGAAACCATGCTGATGTATGAAATGCAAACTACAATCAATCTGCAGTCTTAAACTATGATAGATACATATATCATTCACTTGGGTAAATACTCTCTCCTCACACGTCAAGGTGAACCACTAAATTTTTTTCCCAGTAATGCTTACTACACATAAAGAACGCTGTTCATACTACGCGTACATACTACCCAGAAAATCTGGAAAGAATCATCGAATGACTACATGTTTCTACGAAATAAAAGGCTtcttatattcatttttttccataaaattaaaatcgTTGACACATATATGGACaatagtttatataaattaCGTATCGGAAGGgaaaaatgtataatataaatCATTCAACAGCACAATATTAAATATGGACAAGAGTTGATATAAattaagaacaaaagaaaaagcacACAGTAAAGCCAAATAAATATTTCCACGAGTAGAACTTGAACACCAAAAAATAGTGCGAATCAATGAAAATGCCAAAGATTAAAGTCCAGGAGAATGAACACACTAGCGAAGATCCGAGTAAGACAGACGGCGTGGGACTGGACACGCGACGAAAGAAGAGCAGCTTGTGGTGGCTTTTATTCGTGGATCCGAGACGGGGAAGGGATAAGGTTTTAGGGCAGGGCACCGTTAACGACGCCAtgatgagagagaggaaattagaaaacagaaaacaagaaattaaGATATATATGGAAAGTGATTTCAATGGTTTCTTCTTTCGTAGCTCTCTCTACTCAAGATGGAAAATGAAAAGCGGTGCAAAAGGGAACGAAAAAAGGAAGGGATTTTGTAAGGGAAAGGTGGGCGATGAGATCGAAGAGACTATCTGAGAGATCcgaggaggagaaaaagaaaatgtgggGGAGACTTAAGAAGTGTTCGATGTTTACGAGGCGGCCATCAACATCGCCCCATTTTAACTAACCACAGCTCAACAATGTCGTTGGGTTTCTCTACCGAAGACACGACACAAAGAAGCCGTCTCTactgagagagaagagagaggctTTCCCATTTCCCTCCATGTGTGCATATTTGACGTGGACGACTAGGGCGGGTCCACGAACCTGGGTAACCAAATCGAACGGCTAGCAGTTATGTTTAGTGTACAGTTCTAAATTCTTTTCGCCCGATTTGTTTGGTTCCGGGATTTTGGTACGCTTTCGTACCTACAATTTTGATATGTAACATCTGggtattttgttaaaaaaataaataaataatcaatatataatatcacgttacaattaaaaatataatatttaaatctcgaatattttttttttaaattaagatatatttGAGATTTATGTTTTTCATCAACTTGATGATAACAAGTGTCTTGATAACATGCCCTAGCTTTTGGTCAAGTAGATACAGGCTTAAGATgtgaaaattctgcacattccatttgaaaatgcaatatcGACATTTAATAACTAGAGAAAGGTCTCTTAAATTTTGTGATTAAGAATTTGCCTTTAAGTCGTTAGGCATGGATAGATGCTTCTAATTACCACCTAATTATAATGCAACAATGCTCTTATTATACAGTGATTGTTGCTAATGTTTGACAATTgagtaatactagatacaaTTTTAGGATGTGCTAGTCCAGCATACTCTATTTGAAAATAGAGTGTGCAGGACTTGcacattttaaaagtaaaaatgtaatttttcttaacaattaTGTACTATCGTGATCTCTTTTTTGAAAATTTCCACTTATATAAGGATATGATGCTTCGTTTCAATCTACAGTTACATAATTAGATACACTTTGAAGACTTAAGTATGGTGCCATTACTGCAAGTATGTTGCAGATCCTGTACTTCTGCATAATGCATGCTTAAGAACTGTATTTTGCTTCCATCTGAGAGATCTGCTTTAGACTGGATGCAGCAATGTACAGTCCATTCCATTTCATTGACATGTTGCCAGAgtaggtttgttttttttttaggtcaGTCCTTTAATTTCCATTGACATCACTAAAGAACTTTCAATTGCAAGTTCCTTATTATATGCTACTACAAGATATGCTTTTCGTTCTTGACTCTTGCAGCAGTCGATTTTGTTTCTGTCTTTCTGTACAACCACCACTAAAACTGAATGCTTTAGATCCTATCTATTTGTGTTCGTTTCATCCTATCAAGTTGAAATCTTAAACTTTCTTGATGAGGTAGATTCTTGGTTCTTTGACCCATGAAGATGTATTTTTTGTTCATCAGAACTTGTTTTCCACTCGCTTGTATGTTCTGCTATTCATCCGCCCTGTAACAATTGATCACAGATATATCAGTCCCAGGAACTGGGGACATAAGTACTTTTCTAGTCATCCAAcgaaggaaattaagcacatacctggcttgtaatatcttctggTTTTGGCTGCCTGAGGGATAAACACCCCAGTTCCATTGGCATTTTTCCACAGGTTCAGAAGCCATGCAGGTACTGAATTAGTACTCTCATTTTCCCACCAATTGAAATAGCTTCCAGGTTGTAATATAGCAGGGTAAGTACAATCTATTAATCTGTTTGAGCTTCTTTTGGGCAACAATGGAGGAGGAATTTTGCCGTTTGGCTTTGTGGAGATCTTCATCCTCATCTGCTGTCAAAAGCAGAATTTGCTTCCTAATTTCTGCGTAGAGAACATCATTCTGGTCATGGTCGCCACCTTCGAGTTCCAGATAGTGATCTGCCTTCATGTCCATATTGAATTGGAGACTGTAATCAGAGTCTATGAAAGAGCTCTAACCGGAAGagacttgttttgttttgcGGTAGGAAATGGTGAATTGGGTTTCTTAGGGAACTTGTTTGGGATTATTATATAGAGTGATAGCAGGGAAAGAGTACTTTCTTTGAGGTCAATTTAACCGGTGCAGAGACGTTGGATTGGTTAAATGCTTCCAAAAGAATTCAATTCTGAATAATATGTCTATGTTTGTTCTTTAGTTCATGTACTTACCTGAAATTGGTCATTAGGATATACTTAAAGCCAAAGTCCTTGCAAACCAAATGGATGAGAATGACTTTAAACATCCCTTTTCTTTAACATAATGACAAGCAATCAAATGAACGTGGTCATAACTGCACGAGATATCATAAATTATAGCCTTCAATTCATGACTTTGGATCATTTGTGCTAAAATGGTAGGTAATAAATGCCATATCAGAGTATCAATATCAAGGTGCTGATACACCACCGTAGAAGATAACTTGTAAATTGAAAGATCAAATCTTTCTCTCAATACTTGTGTTTTCCAAATTATGGAACATGTTGACTGAATTAAGAGCATCAACAGAGAGCTTGACAAATGAAAGGTCAGACCCGTGCCAAGAGTTGGCTTTTCAAAACTACCGACTATGTTGACGaaaataatcaagcaaataaaagaaacatgaCCCTCAATCTGAATCCCACCACATTGCTCCAATCCAGGAAGTTCCTGCTGCTATCATTTTGTCAAGATTATATACTTCAATTCCTGAACATGCACTTCTGTAGACACTATAAAGAGAGCGGGAGCCATAGGTTTTAAATCATGCAATTAAAGAGTATGTAAAAGGTGGAAGAACTGATGGAAAAATACAATGAATCATCCAGAATTACAGAAGCCAAACAGCAGAAATGGACTCAAATGCGTGCACAAGACAACAGAGAGTTACACACTCACGTTGcatataatacaaaatgacaatgtcttaaagaaataaatatacaataatCAAATCTTGTTTATGgcaaaaatacaatttttgcATCAACGAGCCATGCCAGGTGCTATAGGAGGCGTGAGTCCTTCCCGGTTCCACTTCTCTACATTGGCTTCCCAACCTTCACGCAAAAGATAACGACAAATAAGCACCAAAATGCATCATTCAGCACTAATCTTAAACTTCCAATCTACATGTTTGGATATCTAATACGAATCATGTTATTTTTATCGATGGAATATAAATCCATTGCGCACACAAAGGGACTCATCATCATGAAACCTCCAACCGATCGAGagtcacttttattttttccagtCAGGATTTTAGATCGAGATTCATTTCTTTACTTTTCGGTCTTTGTTCTTGGAGTGGTGGTTTAGGAAATAGATGTTatcaagttctttttttttaaaaaaaatattgattatgTGATTAAATCTGTTGTAAGGTTTCTATAGGAACCATTGATAAATTGTTTTATCAAAATATAACCTGAGAATATtgccatataaaaaattatattagtaaGCCATCGTTGAAGACATGACCTCCACACTAGTGATAATTTGATacaataagatttgatttgcaaGAGAACTTAATTTTAAACTTCTCTTGCAAATTAGATCTTAGAATGTTAACTATATATAGAGTGTGTCTTTTACACCGACTTCCAATTGGAAGGACTCTTGCCATTCACCTTGGAGATATCAAGACCTCTAGGAGCCGAGACAGAAAATACATGCATGTGTTAAAAGGGAATAGAGCTTACCAATGGAGGGATCAACCCCACGATACTGGAGTTCTCTATACTCTTGACAAAGAGAGCAAGCACAGCAGCAGCAATGAACCAACCAATCTGCACAGGGAGCCTCTGGCAGTGAGAAGAGGCCTCGGAGTTTGGACCTGTATGTACAAGCGTACAGCCATCCGCAGCCAACAGAGCCCATGGCATAGGAGATGAGGCCACCAATCAGACATGCTGCCCATTCAACACATTAACATCATTAATTCGTATTAAGTAACAACTTTTGTTATGTTTGGGGGATccaaacaaacactccatcTCAAAAACACCATCATGAGTCTAATAAATTGGACCCGTACCCACATGTTCCTCATTAACTCTAGTGTTATAAAACAAAAGCGATATTAGTTTATACTGAAAACGGATTTAAGTATTTTGCTTACATGTGGTCCCTCTATCAACAATTTCCACAATCCGGCCAACGGTGATACATGGACAGCAACATGTTATGAGACCTACAAAAGTGAACAAGAGTTAAGACATCAAGAAGGGGGGGCGATTTTGAGAGGAAGATTGCAAGGGTTAAAAGAAATGTATCCATGGCAGCTATTACAGTTGGATGGATCCTCAAAACAATCACAAAGTCCGGAAGACCATTGTCCCTCATGAGGCTTTGCAAATGGAGTGGCTGAAGTTGGAGGTGGTGGAGCTGATTTGGCATAGGGTGCTTCGGCTTTATTGGGATACATCGGTGCAAGAAGTTATAGATACTGTGGATAGGTGATGGAGGGAATTTCTGAATGCCTTTAGGTTATGGTATTGGGTCTTATAAATAGTAGGCAATGGATTGGGATTGACGTGTGTTTCTTGGCTGAGTTAACTGCTAGGAAAATCCAGTTTTGAATCTGCAGAAATGATTGACTAAACtttgtttctattttatcatttttgaagatttcttctttcttccttcctttttaaaatctttgaaTTGGTTTAATAGATCACTTCAGACACATACAGTTTCCGATAAGGCTTGAATGATTCAATCCAAAACATGAAATTTAAGTATAGAGGTGTCATTGTGTGTAAAACATATCAATGCTTGATCTATTCAGATatcttataaaaagaatttacaaCTTATAGCTCAACTtaagatattataaaattttattttatgataaaataaatatgacgtATCACGTTAAGTAACCTTTACTTAAAACCTTTATTTTATAAGATCTATTCGGAGACCTCTTAACAATATTAGAAACAGCAATGAAATTCCTCATTTCCAAAGCCTTGACCAGAACATATAGATGAGAAGTATTGAAAGAGACGTAAGGCGTGCACTCACCCTCATCAACCGGAAAATGGGGgctgcttttttcttttcttttttgagggGCTGCTCTATTCATCATCAACCAGATGTATACGAAACAGTCGTTGATGATTGAGCTGTTTGAATGGAAGAAGACACCTCAAATGGACCAGAAGTACCTTAATTccattccattttttatttaggaaaaaataaagaaagaaaaaaaaacaagtgaaCACAGCTGAAAACAATTTCGCTGTGAAGTGATTTGATGGTTTGTAATAACACTAATTAACTAGGCTTTGACGGTTGAACTAGTGTTGATTTTCAAGTCGTCTCATTATTcgagaaataaaataacaagattTCAATGTCCGGAAATTGTAATGTGCTACAGAAATACGTACGTTGACCTTGGAAGATATCCATAACATCCTTGAATTTATTATCTATCGGACCAAGCAAAAGGCGAAACCCCATGTACAGAACAGAATCGACCTAAAGGTAAATCGTTTAGAACAAAACGTGCATGAACTCAGAAGACCACATTACTGTGATAGGTTCCAACAATGAGGAATAATGGCAGGATGGGAGAGCTAACGGAAAATTTCACAATCACAACTATGATGGCGGCATGCTTATTTCTACATATGAAtgttacaaaaacaaaaacaagaccTAAAACATATAGATTAAGATGCCGGGCACTGACATCTCTCAGGCCTGGCGCATTGGTTGtgtaaaatgaaagaaatcatCTGAGACCAGAACACCTAACAAAAGGTAAGAATCAACAAAAAGGAATAAGTCAGATGCGAACTAGTAGCGGTTCCAGTAGGTCCTGCGTCTGAACCAGTTGTAGTCAGGTAAACCCTGGATGGGCCCCATCGCGGCAATTGCAATATCCTGCAAAACCAAGCACCGGATGAAGACAAGTCCATCACATTTTGATCAACAGACTGGTGAAAAATCTTACATAAAGTTTTACTTCATTTTCTAGATCCAGTAACTTAGGTACCTAATACTACTTACCTGGTCCCAAATAAATCGGTTTGCAACGCGTTTGACTGTCCTTGCATCAACAGCATCAATTCTGGCAAATAATTCGGCTGATGGGATTCTTCGGCCATATGTAAGTAGCTACATGCACAAAAGGACCACGGAAAGCAAAATTAGGAATTGTGAATTGTAGCAGAACAGATTTCCTaatcaaatttgatatttacAGTGGTTACTTCTAATCTGAAACATATAAAAACCACAGGTATCACCTTCTCTTTTTAGCCATGCACACACATAACACCTTTCCAAACAATCATCCTAGTAGCCATTAAATCATAGAGAGATCTCATCTTTCAAACCAGGGTTCGACAAGACATACACAAAGCAAGAAATAACATGCACGTTGAACTAAGGAAGCAACAACAAAGGGATAAGAGTGACCTGCTGAAGTTAATCAGCTGGTCAAATGATATTGGTTCAATCCAGCTCGACAGTAGTGACTGCATGAAAGATTTCTCTCTCTGCTTGCAGTTTTTCAATACCACCTCATATACAATAGATTAAAAAGGATATACAACAGTAACCTAAATGAATCATTTCTTCTCTCTTATCATTTCAATAAGGAGAGAAGTTGCACCTGGCGCCCAATATCTTCAGCTACACAACTTGTTCCATCGATGTGAAGCAGCAGAGAAGATTTCAACTGCAATAAAAGACAGCAGCAAGCAACAATAACTACAGGAATCATTTTACCAAATTCCACAAAATCACGTAGATGAGACTGTTTGTGGACATAATCTTGAACAAAGAACAATAGAAAATTTGTCAACTGccatattgaaaaaataatactatttcaaAATATCAGTATCGCACCCCATATCATTGTCATCCTCAAGGAATTGAAGCTTCTTTCAACCAACGTTTAATTTGaccaaaacaaacaagaaacaaataaatgcaCTATGAAATGGCTTTTCACATTCACAAGAACAATTTGATTTCAAAAGTAGCTTTGTATCTGATACAAATGTCCAGCTGAGATTATTAGTCACGGTACTAAGCTCATTCTTAGAGCTTAGCCTGGTTCGGGTGAAAAAAAGAAATCTGAAGTAACCATGTATCTGAtatcaaattaaaatgaaagcattGGTGGGTACCTGATTACGTGCACGAATAACATCTTCTTCCAGAACTCGACAACACAACTTGGTGGTCTCATACATTATTGCGTATGCTAAATCATCTAAACAATCTGGCTGAAATAACAAGACAGCAaattcatcaaaaataaatgaagttaCAATAACCCTATTGGCACCATgtctattttttcatcaaaaaaggaggaaatgaagataaagaaggTTCCATTTTATTCTGTAAATGACAGAAATGTTTGATGGCTTCAACAATGTTTAGGGACCTCACCTTAGCAACAGCATAAACACCAAATAGCCCAGTGTCTTTATAGTTGGTGTTAAAGGACATCATGTTTTCTGCGATTTCATTTATGGCAATCTTCTGTGCCAAGTCAGAACTGTATACaggttttcattttattaatggaTGTGCCTAAAAGAGAAAATGCCTGACTGAAGAACAAAACCCGAAATGCCACAAAGGTAAGTAGTTCTGAAAATAACTCACCCCATGTGCTTTCCACCACTAGCACTTTTATTCCATGAACCCA
This is a stretch of genomic DNA from Carya illinoinensis cultivar Pawnee chromosome 3, C.illinoinensisPawnee_v1, whole genome shotgun sequence. It encodes these proteins:
- the LOC122303079 gene encoding biotin carboxyl carrier protein of acetyl-CoA carboxylase 2, chloroplastic-like isoform X2, with the protein product MRLQPRNLQILYLYFQQYLELHHQKGKMSRHILIKILFKMNRQSQHSCLKYQILSSKSKWVWRTHILASILHSKCIIFIHRLVDSRDIAELRLKQSDCEILIRKKEALQPIAPSSLPPPLPYAMLPSPPPPATSAAPASAPAPALPAPAKANTSSHPPLKSPMAGTFYRCPGPGEPPFVKVGDKVQKGQVVCIIEAMKLMNEIEADQSGTITEILLEDTKPVSVDTPLFVIVP
- the LOC122303962 gene encoding protein PLANT CADMIUM RESISTANCE 9-like, whose protein sequence is MYPNKAEAPYAKSAPPPPTSATPFAKPHEGQWSSGLCDCFEDPSNCLITCCCPCITVGRIVEIVDRGTTSCLIGGLISYAMGSVGCGWLYACTYRSKLRGLFSLPEAPCADWLVHCCCCACSLCQEYRELQYRGVDPSIGWEANVEKWNREGLTPPIAPGMAR
- the LOC122303079 gene encoding biotin carboxyl carrier protein of acetyl-CoA carboxylase 2, chloroplastic-like isoform X1, with the translated sequence MASLTVPCPKTLSLPRLGSTNKSHHKLLFFRRVSSPTPSVLLGSSLSNNWKQYRDWKVCAKLNEVTAEKSSNSVPVLPTISGVASPKGKDESAHLDQDTVQDESSISAFMSQVSDLVKLVDSRDIAELRLKQSDCEILIRKKEALQPIAPSSLPPPLPYAMLPSPPPPATSAAPASAPAPALPAPAKANTSSHPPLKSPMAGTFYRCPGPGEPPFVKVGDKVQKGQVVCIIEAMKLMNEIEADQSGTITEILLEDTKPVSVDTPLFVIVP